ATCGCTCAGGCGCAGGCGGCCTACTACCCGGTTGTGTCGGCCAGCAGCTCGGCCACACGGTCGAAGTCGCCCGGCTCCAGTAACAACGTGGCGGTACCCGGCCGTATCCTGAACAGCTTGAGCGCCTCGCTCAGCGCAAGTTGGGAGCTTGATCTATGGGGCAGGGTACGTTTGCAGGTACAAGCGGGCATGGCCAGCGCCGCGGCCAGCGCCGCGACACTGCAGTCCGTACTGCTTAGCCTGCAGGGCCAGCTCGCTGCCGCGTATCTGCAACTGCGCACCGTAGACGCGCAGACCCGCTTGGCGCAGGCTACCGTGGTCGCTTATCAGCGCGCCCTGCAACTCACCGAAAACCGTTACAAGGCGGGCGTGGATACCGCCGCCGACGTGGCGCTGGCGCGCACACAACTGCTGCAGGCGCAGGTCAGCCGCACGGACTTGGGCGTCACCCGTGTGCAACTCCAAGACGCTATCGCCGCGTTGGTGGGCAAGGCGCCCGCCGATTTTTCGCTGCTGGCCGTCGACGCGCTGCCCACGATGCCTGTTATCCCCCCTGGCATTCCGGCGCAACTGCTGCAGCGCCGGCCCGACCTAGCCGCGGCACAGTCCCAGGTGGAGGCGGCCAATGCGCAGATCGGCGTGGCGCAGAAGGCTTGGTTTCCCAACCTCACGCTTTCAGGCCAGGCGGGCAGGCAAGCGACCCGTTTGGCTGACCTGGTCTCGGCACCGGCGCTGTTCTGGTCAATCGGGCCGAGCCTTGCGGCTACGTTGTTCGACGGCGGCCTGCGCCGCGCGCAACTCGCATCCAGCGAGGCCGCTTACCGGCAAACGGTGGCCAACTATCGGCAGGTCGCGCTCAGCGCATTGCAGCAGGTGGAGGACAACCTCGCCGCCCAGCGCATCCTCACCGATGAGGCGCAGCAGCAGGCCGACGTGGTGCAGGCGGCCGAGGTATCGCTGCGCTTGGCCGAAAATCAATACAAGGCCGGTACCACGTCGTATCTCAACGTCGTGACTGCTCAGACCACGGCCAGTAATGCGCGCAATGCGGAACTGACCCTGCGCAACCGCCGCTACACCGCGGTGGTTGCGCTGATCCAGGCCCTGGGTGGTGGATGGGGGGAGACCCGGCGTCCGGCGCTCGGGGTCATGCCGGGGCGAAGGTCGACGTTGGCCGAACCCGCCCGGTAGTGCTCTGGAGTTGGCCGTCTAGCCCGCATGATTCGTGCGGGGTTGCGGCCGGGCCACTACCGTTCTCCGCGGGAATCCGCTACAAGGTAGCTATGTGGCGTGATCGACAACGGGTCGCGGCGTTTGCTGCCGGCCCCCTGTTCTGGCTTTTGCTGCTGGCGTGGGGCGCGCGGGTGGACGACCTGTCGTGGCCGTTGCGGTCGCCCGTGGCCTTCGCGTTGCCGGTGTTCGTGTTTCCGGCGCTGGAGGAGTTCGTGTTCCGCGGCGGCCTGCAGGAGTGGCTTCGCAGCCGTCTGGGCGGCGCCGGACTGGGGGGGCTCAGCGCGGCGAATCTGCTCACCAGTGTGGTGTTCGCCGCGCTGCACGGTTTCGCCCACCCGCCCCTGTGGGCGGCGCTGATCTTCTTTCCGTCCCTGGTGTTCGGCTATTTCATGGATCGCGACCGGCGTTTGGCGGTACCCATCGCCCTGCACGTGTTCTATAACCTGGGATACTACTGGTTGTTCGTAGGCCGCTGACCACAGACAAAAAAAATGCCGGCGAGAGGGTCGCCGGCAGAAATTTTTGGACTGGGTCCAAGAGGAGATTCTCGGTCCGAGCACATGGGGACCGAGAAGGTCTTTAGTATGATGGGCCCGTGACGGGTTTTTCTGTGGACCAGTCCACACTCAAAGTGTGACGCACGTCACAATTCGGGCCCATGGCCCCGGAGCAACGCGAAATGAGCGAACCCATTCTGCGCCTGTACCCGGGAGCGCCGGAGCCGGTGGCACTGGAAGGGGCGTATCTGGCCCACGGCTTGCACCGCGCCAGCGCCGCCGCGCCGATGGTGTACACCAACTTCATCGCCAGTCTGGACGGGCGCATCGCGCTGGTGGATCCCGGCACGCGCCGCCACCGGGTACCGGCCGCCATTGCCAACCCCAGGGATTGGCGCTTGTTCCAGGAACTCGCCGCCCAAGCCCATGTGCTGGTGACCACTGCCCGCTATTTTCGGGACCTGACCCAGGGCCAAGCCCAGGATTCCCTGCCGGTGAGTACCCGTTCACCCTACGCGGATCTGTTGACATGGCGCCGGAAAGAAGGCCTGGAACCCCAACCGGCGGTGGCGGTGGTGAGTGCCAGCCTGGATCTGCCTATCCCCCCGGAGCTGGATCTCCAGCAGCGCGCCTTCTACGTGTTGACCGGGGAGGATGCCGACCCAGATCGGGTGACGGCCCTGGAACAGTTGGGGTTGCGGGTCTTGTTCGCGGGTAACGGGCACCGCGTGGATGGTCGGCGCCTGGTTCAGGTGTTGGCGGAGCGCGGCTACCACAGCCTGTATGCCATCGCCGGTCCCCAACTTCTGCACACCCTGGTGAGCGCCGGCGTCCTTGACCGTTTGTACCTGACCCATGCCCATCGCCTGCTGGGCGGCGTCGGCTACGACACGATCCTGGAAGGCTCCACCCTGGATCCGGCAGTCGACCTGCGTCTGGAGGCCCTCTACTACGATTCCCACGCGCCCGCCGGCGCCGGCCAATCGTTCGGCGCCTACGCGTGTTGTCCGCGTCGTGGCCACCGGCCCGGCGCCGACTGAGGTCGGTTCACGGGCAGTGGGTTCGACTTGCCATGGATACGCCGGCTGACGGACCACGGGGCCCTATTAGCTTCGACGGTGATGCGGTGCGGCGATCGGGGTTGGCGAGCCCGGCATCCTCGGCTCAGGGTCCGTCCGACCGCGCCGTCAGGTGGCGCTTCGCCTCTTCCCAAAGGGAATCGAGTTCCTCGGGGGTGGTGTCCTCCGGGCGCCTGCTCCGTTCCCGGAGCCGGTCCTCGACATAGCGGAAGCGGGCCTCGAAACGACCATTGGCAGCGCGCAGCGCGGCTTCCGGGTCCGCACCGGTGTGGCGCGCCAGATTGACTCCGGTAAACAGCAGGTCACCGACTTCCTCGAACACCCGGGCCGCGGTGTCGGGAGCGCTGGCGGCTTCCCGCAGTTCGTCCAGTTCCTCTTCCATCTTCTCCAGCACCGGGTCCAGGCCGGGCCAGTCGAAGCCGGTTCGGGCCGCGCGATTCTGCAGCTTGAGGGCCCGCATCAAGGCTGGCAAGGCCCGTGCGATATCCGCCAGGGCACTGGGGTCCGTACCCGCCCCCGCCTTTCGTTCCTGGAGCTTGTGATCTTCCCAGGAACGTCTCTCGGCAGGCGCCACCGCGCCTGCGGCGGCGCCAAATATCTCGGGATGCCGGTGAGTCAGCTTGTCGCTGATCGACTGGGCGACATCCGCGAACGTGAATGCACCCGCCTCTTCCGCCATGCGCGCGTGGTAGACCACCTGATACAGCAGGTCGCCCAACTCGCTGCGCAAGGCGCCCAGGTCGCCACGCTCGACGGCGTCCGCTACCTCGTATGCCTCTTCGAGGGTATACGGGGCGATGGTGGCGAAGGTCTGGCGCCGATCCCAGGGACAGCCCGCGTCGGGATCCCGCAGCCGCGCCATGATGTGCAGCAGCCGCGCGAGCGGGTCGACCGGTTCGTGAGTGTCCATCGGATCCCCGTGGCGGGTCGCGGCCGGTTCAGCTGCGGCGCAGGTCCATACGCCGCACGAACTCCTCCAGCAGCGTACGGTAGAGCCGGTCTTTCAAAACGCCATCCTCTACTCCGGCATCGATGTTGGGGTTGTCGTTCACCTCGATGACACATACCCCCTTGTCGTCCTCCTTCAGGTCCACACCATACAACCCATCGCCGATGAGGTTGGCCGCGCGCAGCGCGGTTTCCACCACCGAGGACGGGGTGCCATCGACGCTCAGCGTGTTGGCGTCGCCGGGCACCGGGCGGCCGTTTTCCCGATGTTTGACGATCTGCCAGTGCTTACGCGACATGAAGTACTGACAGGCGTACACCGGCCGGCGGTTGAAGATGCCGATGCGCCAGTCGAAGGGCGTGTAGCGGAATTCCTGCGCCAAGAGCAGATCCGACTCTTTGAACAAACGGGTGGTAATCTCCTCGAGCTCCTTGCGGTTGGTCGCTTTGAACACGCCCCGGGAGAAGGAGCCGTCCGGGATCTTGAGAATCACGGGGTAGGGGATCTCGGCTTCCACGGTCTGCAGGGTGTCCTTCTTGTCGCGCTGCAGGATGATGGTCTTCGGGGTGGGGATACGGTTCGCCTTGAGCAATTCCGCGAGGTAGACCTTATTGGTGCATTTCAGTATCGAGTCCGGATCGTCCACAACCACCATGCCCTCGCTCTCCGCCTTCTTGGAGAAGCGGTAGGTGTAGTGGTCGATGGCGGTGGTCTCACGGATGAACAGGGCGTCGAATTCCGCGAGCCGCGTGTAGTCTTTTTTCTCGATCAATTCCACGTCCACGCCCAGACCCTTCCCCTCCTTGATGAAGGATTGCAGCGCGCGCTTGTTGGACGGGCAGAACTGTTCCTGAGGGTTGTGGAGGATCGCCAAGTCGTATTTCGACGTTTGGCGGGTTCTCGGCCCCTGCCAGCGGCGCGCCACGTAGCGGTTCAGGGCGTTAGTGAACAGCGCCTGTTGGTCGTCGCGCAGGTTGTGTATATAGGCTGGGCGGATGGTATCGATTTCCCACTTGCCCTGACGCTTGAATTCCACTTTCAGCAGCGGGCAGGGGAACAATTCGAAGATCTCCCGCGCCAGATCCTGAAGTTCATCGCTTTCGCACTGACCGAAGAAGACGTGGAATTCGAATTCGGTCCCATGTTCAGGCGGACGGTTGCGGAGGCTCTTCTGCACCAAGTCGTCGAGATCGCCGATCTCCAGGTTGTAGATCGACTTACGGCTCAGGTCGGAGATCGTCTTGACCGTCGGGATCACCTTGTGCCGGCGCGCCTCCGCCAGCAGCGAACAATAGTAGCCCGTGCTTAGGTAGCGGTAGCTGCGGCACAGATTGATGATGCGTACCCGGCCGGAGCCTGGAAATTGCTGGCGGCCAATATAGTCGGTGTCCGTGATCACAACGGCGTCCGGGTACTGCGCCTGCCAATCCTTGGAATTTTCCAGGACGATAATATCGGTCGTCATGAAACGGTTGAGCTCCTCTGTGCCGTCATGCTGCCGGACTGCCTGGGCGCGGCCGTAACAGCAGGACCGCCTTCTGGCCGGCCTTGCCGTAACGTGCCATGCGCTCGAAGTCCTTTTTCAGTATCGGCATATTGATGCAATCGGTGAGGGTCTTGTTGGCTTCGTAGTCGATGAACGGGTCGTGCACATAGATGAACCGTTCGTCGAAACCGGTGACCACGACCCAGTGGGGGAATTTTTCGCGGTAGATCCGGTAGGAGCTGATCAGGACAATGGGAATGGCACCCTCCCCGAATTTCTCCTCCAGCTGACCGACGGGAAGGGAGCCGTGGGTGAGTCGGATCGACGAGTGCTTGATTTCGTCCAGGAAGTCTTCCTGGACCAGGGCGATCACTTCCTTTTTCTCCGGGTTGCGCACCGAATCGATGAACAGGGCCCCGGTATCGTTGACGTGGAGTTCCACGTCGAAACCGCGGTGGTAGGCGGACAGGGCCAAGCCGTAGGGCCCGCACCCGCCATGCCCGGAGGTCATGAAGATGGTCGTGGATTCGCGCCACAGCCGCAGTTCCAGTTTGCGGTCCATCTCGATGCCCGGATCCAGCACCTTCATGGCCATGATAAGTGCGGCCGGGCCACAGGTGAAATCCAGCGTCTGTGCGTAGAACGGAACCCGGGCAAGTTCCGGGCGGAGGTGGGCCACCAGGGATTTTTCGTAGCGCAGCGCCCCCATGTGGTCCTGGTAATAGTCCTCATAGGCGCCGAAGCGCCGGTAACCGGCGCGTTCGAACAGCGCGATGGCCACCGCGTTGTCCTTGCGCACTTCCAGACGGAGCGCGACGCAATCGCCCTGCCGGGCTACCTCATCGCTGGCTTGGAGCATGCCAACGGCCACGCCGCGGCCCCGGAAGTCGGGGTCGACCGCGAAGGAGTACAGCCGCGCCAAAGATGTGCCGGCGTTGAACAGGACCGTGGTGTATCCGCGCACGACCTCGTCCTGCTCGTCCACCAGGGTGACCGCGTTGGCTTTGCACAGGATGTAGCGGAAGCTGCGCTTGGAGATGCGGTCGGTCTGGAAGCAGCGGTTCTCGATCCGCACCAGCGCGTCCAGATCCTGCAGGGTCGCTTTGCGGATCATGGGCGGGTGCTGTTCGGCCAGTGGCGCACGCTGCATTGGGCGGATGGAATCCCGGTTGCTGGGGAATGCCGGTGGGGGCCGGATCGGTGACTGACGCCTATGATACCCTCCACGCCCGGGTTTGGGCACGCGCCGTGGTCTGCCTTGACCGGGTTCGCGGCCCGCGGGTAAGCTGGCCCGATTCGTTTCGCGGGGCGTCCCGCGCCGGATGACAGGTGGCGGTTCGGTGGTACGCACGCCGGTGTACCAGGGCAAGGT
This genomic window from Chromatiales bacterium 21-64-14 contains:
- a CDS encoding carboxylate--amine ligase, which gives rise to MTTDIIVLENSKDWQAQYPDAVVITDTDYIGRQQFPGSGRVRIINLCRSYRYLSTGYYCSLLAEARRHKVIPTVKTISDLSRKSIYNLEIGDLDDLVQKSLRNRPPEHGTEFEFHVFFGQCESDELQDLAREIFELFPCPLLKVEFKRQGKWEIDTIRPAYIHNLRDDQQALFTNALNRYVARRWQGPRTRQTSKYDLAILHNPQEQFCPSNKRALQSFIKEGKGLGVDVELIEKKDYTRLAEFDALFIRETTAIDHYTYRFSKKAESEGMVVVDDPDSILKCTNKVYLAELLKANRIPTPKTIILQRDKKDTLQTVEAEIPYPVILKIPDGSFSRGVFKATNRKELEEITTRLFKESDLLLAQEFRYTPFDWRIGIFNRRPVYACQYFMSRKHWQIVKHRENGRPVPGDANTLSVDGTPSSVVETALRAANLIGDGLYGVDLKEDDKGVCVIEVNDNPNIDAGVEDGVLKDRLYRTLLEEFVRRMDLRRS
- a CDS encoding nucleoside triphosphate pyrophosphohydrolase, whose amino-acid sequence is MDTHEPVDPLARLLHIMARLRDPDAGCPWDRRQTFATIAPYTLEEAYEVADAVERGDLGALRSELGDLLYQVVYHARMAEEAGAFTFADVAQSISDKLTHRHPEIFGAAAGAVAPAERRSWEDHKLQERKAGAGTDPSALADIARALPALMRALKLQNRAARTGFDWPGLDPVLEKMEEELDELREAASAPDTAARVFEEVGDLLFTGVNLARHTGADPEAALRAANGRFEARFRYVEDRLRERSRRPEDTTPEELDSLWEEAKRHLTARSDGP
- a CDS encoding ribosomal-protein-alanine acetyltransferase; translation: MIRKATLQDLDALVRIENRCFQTDRISKRSFRYILCKANAVTLVDEQDEVVRGYTTVLFNAGTSLARLYSFAVDPDFRGRGVAVGMLQASDEVARQGDCVALRLEVRKDNAVAIALFERAGYRRFGAYEDYYQDHMGALRYEKSLVAHLRPELARVPFYAQTLDFTCGPAALIMAMKVLDPGIEMDRKLELRLWRESTTIFMTSGHGGCGPYGLALSAYHRGFDVELHVNDTGALFIDSVRNPEKKEVIALVQEDFLDEIKHSSIRLTHGSLPVGQLEEKFGEGAIPIVLISSYRIYREKFPHWVVVTGFDERFIYVHDPFIDYEANKTLTDCINMPILKKDFERMARYGKAGQKAVLLLRPRPGSPAA
- a CDS encoding RND transporter gives rise to the protein MAQAQAAYYPVVSASSSATRSKSPGSSNNVAVPGRILNSLSASLSASWELDLWGRVRLQVQAGMASAAASAATLQSVLLSLQGQLAAAYLQLRTVDAQTRLAQATVVAYQRALQLTENRYKAGVDTAADVALARTQLLQAQVSRTDLGVTRVQLQDAIAALVGKAPADFSLLAVDALPTMPVIPPGIPAQLLQRRPDLAAAQSQVEAANAQIGVAQKAWFPNLTLSGQAGRQATRLADLVSAPALFWSIGPSLAATLFDGGLRRAQLASSEAAYRQTVANYRQVALSALQQVEDNLAAQRILTDEAQQQADVVQAAEVSLRLAENQYKAGTTSYLNVVTAQTTASNARNAELTLRNRRYTAVVALIQALGGGWGETRRPALGVMPGRRSTLAEPAR